In Oryctolagus cuniculus chromosome 14, mOryCun1.1, whole genome shotgun sequence, the genomic stretch CAGGTTTCCTCACAGTTTAACATAACTTCGACAGTAGCAAATGTTGGGATTAATGCCATTGGTCCTGGTGTCTGCAGGAACATTTGACACAGGACAGCCGTTGCTTTGACGAATAAACTTTGCTTTAGGGTGGTATATAAAACAGGTGACTATGTAGTTTTTGACACTGTTTTAAGGACATTTGTTCTCTATAAAACAAATTCCAAATATTATGCCAGCAAGTTATGTCACTgattaatttttcacattttatcttCATCCTACATTTTACTTATTCCATTACGAAATTTACATCTAGAGCAACAACAAAGAAGAGGTGGCTGTCGTGCCAAGATTCATGATTTCAAATCTCATTTCTGGGGCATGTTAGCAATGCTATTGCCAGTTTGGAAGGCAGCTGTTACGCTTTGCAAATGTACTTTAATTTATACTATAGAATCACGCTAACACTATGTGTAAGATAATttgaactcaacaacaacaacaacaaaaaaccaaggGCCTTGATGGAGTGACCAAAATGATATTGTGCTGATCCAAGATTGGAAGCAGACAGGCAGTATTATGCGCTTAGGGAAGAGTTTCCATCTCAGCCCTTCTGTAGTCTGCTGAGCTTCTGGGATCTATCAGCGGCTCAAGTAAGGCCGACCAATACCCAAGGGAGGTCAGAAGCCTGTTAGGGGTCAGAGACCCCGAGGATGGTTCACTCAGGTTTAACCGTGGTCGTTTCTGGtttttatcctttattttaaTGACTATTCCACACAGTCTCCTGGGACAGGCGTACCCTGCTTCTGCAACATCACAGTaagatttaaaaacacattttattacAACCATATTCTGCCTATTCTTCTAAAAATGCTTGGCTTGCAAGAAGGAAAGGGATGGTGGATTATTTAAGAGTGGCAAAAGGCTAACGTTTCCTATGGAATTGATTTGGCAATACATCaatcttttaaagagaaattgatttttttttactttatattaaaCTGCAGCCTTGGTGAGTTTGCTATGCACTATTTATGGGTAAAGTGAGTGATAATGTAGAGAAGTAGACTGACATATATTTGCCCAAATTCATCTATCTCTAAAATACTCAATATATCTCCAGCAATGAAGAAATGATCCCAAGCAATAAAAAAAGTTCTCACCTTAAGACTTTTCAAAATCCaaacatgtaaaaataataaaagttaaagatTCTGCATAGCCCACTGTACCTTTGAAAGCCTCCTGCTTGTGAGGTGACAGCAAGATGTCTATTTGGTGATAGTAACGTTCCCTTGAGTCATTTTTGTTATCATCTCCTTCAGAATTTGGCCCTGTTGATGGAATCTTTTGGCACACTGCTGGCTCTTGGTTAAAACTGGTTAGTCCAAGACTTTTTTCATCATGGTTGCCATTTGGGTCTACATCACTGGTCACTGTTTTCTCGATAAGAAATAGATTATCTATAGCACACTCTGCCTCATTGGACTCAGCTGCACTGGGTGGGAAATCCATTTGAAAAAAGACTTCATTGTGATTTCCATTTGACAGGTCTTCTAAATCTTTGTGGCAAGCATCCGTTATCCTTGGTGTTATCTGCCATCTGTCTTTTTCAAcatttcccagagagctgggtgACTCTTTGGAGTGTTTCATTCCCATGGGACAATTAGAATCAACCATGTCCTCATTATCACTTGGGGTAATTGCCCTTTGCTCTAACTCATTTGGTAGGAAGGGCATGACtgccatttttattttgctgaggGCTGCTGTCTGACTTGCACAGGCCTCTGTTGGGTCCCATTCCACGGTGCTGTGGCTAATACTTGGGGGTGGACTAACTGCAGTGGGGCTGCCACAGAATGCAGGCTCAAGAGATGGATGCTGGGGACTCTTCTCCAGTAGTGGCTGTGAGTCACCATGTAAAATGGCTTGGGCACAGTCTCTGTCAGTCATAGAAACATGCTCTTTCTCATTGTTCAACTCAAATTCAGTGCAGGGATAAAAGCAAACTGTGTTCCCAAGGGTTTCTTTAGGTTCCGGATGCTTCATGGCCCAGTGAGATAGACTGAAGGAGGTAGAAGACTTTGGAGCACTTTGGCTGGGAAGGAAGGATGCAGAATTTGCCCCACTCTCCCAGTATTCAGTGGCTGGAGTTTCACCACCTCTGCAGCAGATGTTGGCTGCTTTCTCTTCTGTCAGCTGCCTGCTCAGGGAAGACAAAGAGCAAAGGTCAGAGTCATTGCCATCTTGATCTGGGGAGATGTCAGCAGTGGTACTTGGCCAAGGTTTTATTCTTCCTGTGCTTTGCTGAGCACTGGAGTCTGATGGGATGTTTTCTGGGATACCaagttcattttttctctctgtatcctcATCTTCAAAGGGCATTGCACTTACACCTGGATTACTGACACTTGAGATCTTCAGGGTATTGTGCAATGTGGGAAGGATGCTTGAATCCTCCCCTTGGATAGCATGCACAGGAGGAGGCAAGACAGTCCAACCCACTGCCCTCTGACACCCATTTCTAAGCCTCCACTTCTCAGGGTGTCTCACGGTGGACTGTGAAGCAGGCCTGGAACACTCTTCAGCACTCTGATTGCAGGAAACATTCCTGCGCTTCGTGACTTTTCCCCGCTTTTTAGGATGAGTTATGTTAATGCAAACGTCCTGCATCTCACTCATGTATTTGACTTTAATTTCTCTGCCTACAATGCTAACTTGCAGGGTGGGGCTCTCAGGTGTGGCGATTCCTCCCTTGCTCTTAGAGGACACCTCGGGCTTTCGTTCTTCAGCCAAAACATGCTTGGATTTTGGAAAGCAGCTCCGAGACGTGTAGCATCTCCTACCGTGTCTGATGGAGAAACTCTGGTGACACCTTGGACATCTCGTTTTTGTTGGGAGCTGGGCACCTGTTTTGCAGAAAAAGCTTTTCTTGATTTCTACCTGAACACTGACAGCCCCACATTTCACTTCTGTAGAAAATTTTCCTTTTGCTCTTTTTACGACCTCTACTGTGCTTGGGAGATGCTGTAGTGTAATTTTCCCTGGTGATTGTTGACAGTCATCAGCTGGGACTGCTGGTAAGCCTTTCTCGAGTTGATGAGACACGGCAGTAGGGGGGCCTTCGTTTTCCTTCCCCTTATACTTTGTGTTGTCAGAAGGAGGCTGTTTCTTATCCTTAGGGAGAAAGGAGGGATTCTGCTTCCCGTTCATCTTAGGAGCAGACATGTGCTCATCTCTGCTTTCCTGAGATTTCCCTGATGCCCCAGTCTGACGAAACACAGCCTTCGAAATGTCTCCTTTGACTTCCTTTTCcagatcttttatatttttttggctTGGTTGACCAGCAGGCTGAGATGCACCTTGAAGAGCaaggaagagggggaaaaaaaaggtttCTATGTCCATTTAGAAAGAATTCCTAATTCTAGGATAAAACTCAATGAATATCTTTTTGTaagtattctgggttaacagttttCCTGTATTTCTGGCACATCAAggtattttccacaaatgttcatttcttttttttttttatttgacagatagaattagacagtgagagagacagagagaaaggtcttcctgccgttggttcaccccccaaatggccactacggccggaactatgccaatccgtagccaggagccaggtgcttcctcctggtctcccatgcaggtgcaggggcctaagtacttggggcatcctccactgccttccagggccacagcagagagttggactggaagaggagcaaccaggactagaacccggtgtccatatgggatatgggatgccggcgccgcaggcggaggactaaccaagtgagccacagtgccggcccacaaATGTTTATTTCTAATAAGTATCTTGTTTTAAATCAGAGTATTGCTTAGTAGTGTTAGGAAGTAAGAGTTTAGTGAAGCTTCGCTCTAAAATAACAGGTTCCAAAAAGGGAATGAAGTGAGAATTTCAGTTGAAATGTATGCAAGTAAATTTTACATATAACCTCCTGATAAAGAGTTAGTTGTCATGGGCAGTTTTGGACATGCCATGATGCCTAACAGGCTAAATCAAGCTCCATATAATTTGAAATGGTTCCAAAAGATGTGGATAAGCCTTTGGAAGGCTTCCAGGCAGT encodes the following:
- the LOC100359138 gene encoding uncharacterized protein encodes the protein MKALPRAAKAEDAQLPRMRRKRRKAYKKWKILNTTLCASQPAGQPSQKNIKDLEKEVKGDISKAVFRQTGASGKSQESRDEHMSAPKMNGKQNPSFLPKDKKQPPSDNTKYKGKENEGPPTAVSHQLEKGLPAVPADDCQQSPGKITLQHLPSTVEVVKRAKGKFSTEVKCGAVSVQVEIKKSFFCKTGAQLPTKTRCPRCHQSFSIRHGRRCYTSRSCFPKSKHVLAEERKPEVSSKSKGGIATPESPTLQVSIVGREIKVKYMSEMQDVCINITHPKKRGKVTKRRNVSCNQSAEECSRPASQSTVRHPEKWRLRNGCQRAVGWTVLPPPVHAIQGEDSSILPTLHNTLKISSVSNPGVSAMPFEDEDTERKNELGIPENIPSDSSAQQSTGRIKPWPSTTADISPDQDGNDSDLCSLSSLSRQLTEEKAANICCRGGETPATEYWESGANSASFLPSQSAPKSSTSFSLSHWAMKHPEPKETLGNTVCFYPCTEFELNNEKEHVSMTDRDCAQAILHGDSQPLLEKSPQHPSLEPAFCGSPTAVSPPPSISHSTVEWDPTEACASQTAALSKIKMAVMPFLPNELEQRAITPSDNEDMVDSNCPMGMKHSKESPSSLGNVEKDRWQITPRITDACHKDLEDLSNGNHNEVFFQMDFPPSAAESNEAECAIDNLFLIEKTVTSDVDPNGNHDEKSLGLTSFNQEPAVCQKIPSTGPNSEGDDNKNDSRERYYHQIDILLSPHKQEAFKDENLEINSLRKLSQELAAGGGRASDGSQEEAVDQWARRRQQFKDGKRCSSAGGSSFASNITEGSITSEDGRSVDLGFRFDIEEKGFYTENFHSAAWVFRGDDGNPEDSPRCLSKKPRPVAVRERTVKLFKGTGDYPWGFRIEFSKPIMVTEVDTNSAAEEAGLQIGDVVLAVNGTEVTSAEHAEAVHLARKGPDILTLVVGSDISRCPNTPWPTCRGYLHKRTHSGFVKGWRKRWFVLKHDGCLRYYKRKKDEGKWPPLEVIKLEGAEVSVDSSLGKPFVFNCVPQSANRIFCLCATSNQEMKRWLEAMDKAAHPVHQSHVWEDVTVHNSSLPPLAIKNPECLGLLHQLERGSDTWVQRYCILKDGCLYLYASIRATQASGGLYLQGYRVSEQPLSLKQSVIELKPPCEEFKTFYFCAENKTENQRWITALKISIKKWVPLQQAIQDFMNRPLEETKM